The Elusimicrobiota bacterium sequence CCACATAGAGAATATTTGTCGCGGGATCCAGGTCCACGACGTAGGCCGGTTTTCCGAGCGATAGGCCCAAACCGTTCCGCTGTCCCCGGGTGTAATAGGCCACGCCCCGGTGTTCGCCGACGCGGCGCCCATCCAGGGTGTGGATGGGGCCAGGCTGAAGGGTGAGGGCCGACCGGTCCGTCTCCCCCGCGCGGGATTTCACAAAACCGGCGGTGTCGGCATCCGGCACGAAACAGATTTCCATGCTTTCCTCTTTCGCGGCGGTCTTCAGGTGAAAGCGAGCGGCCGCGTCCCGAACCTCGGGCTTGGTCATCCCTCCGATCGGAAAACAGAGCCGTTCCAATTCCGCTTGGCCGAGATGGTGGAGCACGTAGGACTGGTCCTTGTTCAGGTCCAACGCCCGGCGAAGGGAGCGGACCGTGCGGCCCTTCTCTTCCCGAACGTCGATCCGCGCGTAATGCCCCGTGGCCACGGCGTCGGCACCCAAAACCACGGCCTTCTTTAAGAGCGCGTCGAACTTAACGAACCGGTTGCAGGCGATGCAGGGGTTGGGCGTCTCCCCCGCTAGATAGGCGTCAACGAAAGGGTCCAGGATGTTTTTTTGGAAGGGGTCCGCGAAATCCAGCACGTAGTGGGGGACGTCCAAAGAGGCGCACACCGCCCGGGCGTCCTCGATGTCCCGGCTGGACCCGCAACAGCCGAACCCGGTCTCTTTCCGGAGAAGTTTCAGCGTCACGCCGATCACCCGATGCCCCGCCTCTTTCAGAAGCGCGGCCGCCACCGAGGAATCGACCCCTCCCGACATGGCGACGACGATGTTCATAAATTCGCCAATGCCGAGGCGAGGGCCTGCTCCGCCAGCACCGAACAATGCATTTTCATGGGCGGCAGTCCCCCCAGGGCCTCGGCGACCTGGAGGTTGGTGATGGTTCTCAACTGGGGCACGGTTTTCCCCAACGCCATGGTGGTCAAAATGGAGGAAGCCGCGATGGCGGCCCCGCACCCGAAGGTCTTGAAGGTGGCGCGAGCCACTCGCCCATTCTCAATTTTGAGGTACAACCGTAGGATGTCTCCGCAGGTCGGGCTCCCCGCCTTGCCCACGGCGTCGGCGTCGGGCAGTTCGCCGACGTTCCGCGGGTTTTGGAAATGGTCCATGACCGTCGCGGAATACATCAGGCCCCCGCCGCCGTTTCCCGCGCGCGCTCTTCCCAGAGCGGGGACAAATTCCGAAGCCGCTCCACCACGCGGGGAATGATCTCCAAGGCCGCGTCGACGTCCGCGTCCGTGTTGAAATGGCCCAGGGAGAAACGAACGCTCCCGTGGATTCGCTCCGGGGGCACGCCGATGGCCTTCAGCACGTGGGACGGTTCCAAAAGCCCCGAAGCGCAGGCCGAGCCCGTGGAAACTTCCACACCCGGCGTTTCCTCTTTCTTGAGTGTGAAGCCCGCCTGGTCCAGCGCCAGAACCAAGGACTCCCCTTCCACGGCGTCGAACGCGATGTTCGTGGTGTTCCCCAACCGTTCCGTGGGGTGGCCGTTGACGAACAGGGAGGCCACCCGGGCCTGAAGACCCTTTTCCAGCCGGTCGCGCAGGGCCCGCACCCGCCCCGCTTCCGGGGAGAGCTCTTTTAATGCCAGTTCGCAGGCCGCGCCGAGCCCCACGGCGCCCGGCACGTTTTCCGTTCCAGCCCGACGGTTTTTTTCGTGGGCGCCCCCATGGAGGAGCGCGTGGAGTTTCACCCCGACGAATGTAGAGGGCGCCGATGCCCTTGGGCCCATACAGTTTATGGCCGGAAATGGAGGCTAAATCCACGGGCCAGGTCTTGAGGTCCATGGGCTCCTTGCCTGCCGACTGAACGGCGTCGGTATGGAAAAGAACCCGCGCTTCCCGGCACAGAGCCCCCAATTCCCGAATGGGTTCCAGGGTGCCGATCTCGTTGTTGGCGGCCATGATGGAAACCAGAAGGGTGTCGGGCCGGATCGCCCGTTTAAGATCTTCCGGAGAAACGCGGCCGAACCGGTCCACCGGCAGGCGCGTCACCTCAAATCCATGTTCCTTTTCCAGGTAATCGCAGGCGTGGAGGACGGCGTGGTGTTCGACGGCGCTGGTGACGAGGTGGCGGCCCGCGTCCCGATGGGCGAAGGCGGCGCCGATGATGGCGGCGTTGTCGGCCTCGGTGCCGGAAGAGGTAAAAACAATTTCGCCAGGATCGGCCGCGCCCAGGAGAGCCGCCACTTTTTCCCGGGCCATTTCCAGGGCTGCGTGGGCCCGTTGGCCTGCGGTGTGCAAACTGGAGGGGTTGCCGTAGGACCCCTCGGAGGAGAGGAACGGGCGCATGGCCTCAAACACTTCGGCCCGCACCGGCGTGGTAGCGTTATTGTCGAAATAGATCGGCTTCATAGAGCCGTACCCCGCTGTAAGTAAAAGCGATGGACGGTGTGGGATTTTAGCATTTCTCGTCGGCCATTAATCCGGCCCGTCAAGGAAAGAGCCGGCGCCAGCCACCCAAAAGACACAGGAAATGGTAGACTGTCAAGGCATTTGAGAAGTTTTGGAGGCGAGACCATGCCGAGAATGCTCCCCCCCCTTCCCCCGGTCGGGAAGACGCGGTTCGCTGGAAGCCACACCCTTGCATCTCAAAACACCCCGTGGGTTGCTTTTTCTATCTTATTGGCGGTTCTCTTGGCCGACGGGTTTTTGGTCCGCCGGCACTCTCAGCACGCCCTCGAAATTTCCCTCCACGAAAAGGACCCCGTGAGCACCGTCTTCGCCCTCGGGCAAGGTGACTTCGTACCAGAAGCGCGACTGCTGGAACCGAATGGCCCGGGAGAGGCCCCGGCCATGGTGATTGAGCACAACGGAAAAACGGTCCTCCGCCTGCCGTATACCCGGGTCGACCGAACCAATCGAACCCATCTCGCGACCCTGGGCCAGGGACGAAGCCTCCGGATTCTGGTTTTTGACGCCGTCTCCCAAAAAACGCCCCATCGCGCCGTTTTCGCCTTTTCCGGCGAGCGGATGGCGGAGGTCTCCCCCACGCCGGAAGATCGATCCATTTTGGCGGCCCTGGCCTCGGTGGACGACGGAGGGACGCTCCTTTATTGGGATTTGTTTTTCCTCTTCCGCCCGATCTTAGCGGCGTTAATCCTGGGAGCGATCTGGATCGGGCTCCGCCGACAGGACAAGAAACGGGGGGGTCCGCCCGTCCTTCAGCCCTGGGACGGGATCAACCGAAGGTTTTCTCCATCGGCCGACTCAGGCGGAACTGTCGTCCCCTCCCCGCTCCCAACCGTCGCCCCTATTCCCCAACGTTAAAGTAGCGGGCTTCCGGATGGTGGAACACCAAGGCCGACACGGTCGCCTCGGGTTCCATCATAAAATTCTCCGTCAGGGTCACCCCGATGGAGGCGGGAGAGAGAAGTTGAAAGAGCTTGGCCTGATCTTCCAGGGCGGGGCAGGCGGGGTAGCCGAAGCTCACCCGCAAACCTCGGTATTTGGCCTGAAACAAGTCCGACAAGGAAAGAGCGGGCGCGTCGGGAAACCCCCACATGGCCCGGAGCCGTTGGTGTAAAAGTTCGGCGAAAGCCTCCGCCGATTCGATGGCGATGGATTGAAGGGCGTGGGATTTCAGATAGTCGCCCTTTTCCCGCCAATCGCGGGAAAGGTCCAAAATTCCCTGCCCGCAGGTCGCGACGAAAAACGCCACGGTGTCCCGTGGGCCGGCCGAGGCGGGCCGGACAAAATCCGCCAGGCACAACCCCTCGCCGACCGATTGTCGAGGAAAATCAAAGGTCATCCGGGGCTCGGCGCTCGTCAACGAATCGAACACCCGCAATTGGTCCCCCTCGCTTTGAGCCGGAAAAAATCGCCACACCGCCTTGGGTTTCAAGAGGCCTCTCGCCAAAATCTCATCTTGAAGCGCCACCACCTCCCGATTCAGCTTGACCGCCTTTTCGTCCCCGGCCTCCAAAAGTTTCGCGATTTGGCCGCGAAGTCCCAGGTGTTTTCCGTAAAGCATGACCGGGTTGATGGTGCGAAAAATTTCTTCGACGCTGAATACTTCCAAGACGTGACGCTTGAGGTCCGGAGGCAGGGGCGGGTCGACGTCATGGCGGATGACGGCGCGAGGAGTGGAAGCTTTCGACGGGGTCGCGACCGCCCCCACGCGCCATTCCGCTTGTCGGACGCGGTTGGTGGCGACTAATTTATCTTTGGCAACAGGGTCCATCAACCGGTTGGCGAAATCCAAGCCCGCCATGGCATCCTTGGCATAGTACACGTCGCCGCCGTAAGCGGCGGAGATTTTCGTCGACGAAAACCGCTCCGAAAGAGCCGCCCCCCCGACCAACAACGGCAGGTCGATTCCGGCGTTTTTTAGGTCCCCCGCCGTCGCCACCATCTGGTGGGCCGACTTGACCAACAACCCGGAAAGTCCCACCAAATCCGGCCGGTGTTCCCGAACAGCGCGGATCAACTCTTCGGGCGGACATTTGATGCCTAAATCGACGACGCGGAACCCGTTGTTCTTTAGAATAATGTGCACGAGGTTCTTGCCGATGTCGTGGACGTCTCCCTTGACGGTGGCCAACAACAAGGTCCCCCGGGCCGCGGAATCCGCCTTGTCCATTTTTGGTTCCAGGTGAGCCACGGCCGCCTTCATCACCTCGGCGGACTGCAGGACCTCGGCCACGATCATCTCGTTTTTGGCAAAAAGCCGCCCCACCTCGTCCATTCCTGCCATGAGCGGCCCGTTGATGACCGCCAAGGGCTTGCTTCCCTTGGACAATACCGCTTCCAGGTCTTCGATCAACCCTTCCTTGGACCCATCCAGGACGTTCCGGGCGATCCGCTCTTCCGGAGTGCCCAACCGGACAGGAGCGGCTTTCGCCGCGGTGGACTTGCCCCTAAAATGGGCGGCGAACGCCTCCACGGCGGCCCGGGCGCCCGCGGGATCGGCGAAAAGAACCGCCCGGGCTAGGGACAATTCCTCTTTAACGATCGACGAATAGCGGGCCAGCTTTTCCGCGTTGACGATGGCGAAATCCAGGCCGGCCTCCACGCATTCGTGGAGGAAGACGGCGTTCAATACTTCCCGGCCCGATTCCGGCAGACCGAAGGACACGTTGCTGATTCCCAAAATCGTTTTGCATCGGGGCAGTGCCGTTTTGATCAGCCGTACCCCCTCGATCGTTTCGCGGGAAGCCCCGATGTAGTTCGCGTCTCCCGTGGCCGCCGGAAAAACCAACGGGTCGAAAATAAGATCTTCGGGCCAGAGCCCGTATTTCTCCGTCAAGAGAGCCAAGGACCGGAGCGCCACGGCCAGTTTCCGGTCCCGGGTGACCGCCATGCCCTGGGCCTTGTCTTCGTCAATGCACCCCACGACAACCGCCGCCCCATAGTTCCGGAGCAGGGGCGCGACCTGAACGAACCGTTCCTCCCCGTCTTCCAAATTGATGGAGTTGATGACCGCCCGCCCCGGACAAAGCTTGAGCGCCGCTTCCATGACGGCGGTGTCCGTGGAATCGATCATGAGCGGAGTTTTGACTTTTTTCGTCAAAAACCCAAGGAAGGCTTGGACATCGGCCCGCTCGTTGCGGTCCGGGTTGGCCAGACAAACATCGATCACTTGAGCCCCGGAGCGCGCCTGCTTGCGGCCGATCTCAGAGGCTTCCTCGAAGGCCCCGGCCACGATCAGTTCCTTGAATTTCCGGCTTCCGATAACGTTGGTCCGTTCACCGACGATCACCGGGCGTATTTCGTCGGTCACGACGAGGGGATCCAGCCCCGAGAGGGCGAAACGGGACGCCGCGGGGGCCCGCCGGGGTTTTTTTCCCTGGGCCATCTGGGCGATGAGCCGGATGTGATCTTCCGTGGTCCCGCAACACCCCCCCAGGAGGTTGACCCAACCGTTCTCCACAAACCGTTCGAGCTTTCGGGCGATCATGTCGGGGGTTTCGTTATAGCGTCCCTCTTCATCGGGGAGCCCGGCGTTGGGGTAACAGGACACGCCGAACCGGCAGATCTCCGACAACGTCCGGAGGTGGTCGGCCATGAAATCCGGCCCCGTGGCGCAGTTGATGCCGAGAGTGAGGAGGTTCCGTTGCTGGAAGGAATAATACAGGGCTTCGATCCCCTGGCCCCCCAGGGTGGTGCCCATGACCTCGATGGTCGCCGAAACGCTGACCGGCACCCGCCGGCCCGCCTCGGCCATGGCGCGGTCCAACCCGATCAAGGAGGCTTTGACGTTCAGGCTGTCCTGGGCGGTCTCCACCAGGAACAGGTCCACTCCGCCCTCCAATAAACCGATCCCCTGGATGCGAAAGTTGTCCACCAGCTCATCAAAGGTGGCGCCGCCGGTGACGAAAAGGGATTTGGTCGTGGGCCCCACCGAACCGGCCACGAACCGCGGCTGGTTCGGCGTGGAAAACTTTTGGGCCGATTCCCGGGCCAGACGAGCGGCCTCGCGGCTGATTTCCAAGGCCTTTTCCCCGAGGCCGTATTCCGCCAACACGATCGGCGTCGACCCGAAACTGTCGGTTTCAATGATGTCCGCCCCCGCGCGCAGGTAGGCTTCGTGAACCGCTCGGATGGCCTCGGGTTTTGTCAGGACCAAATACTCGTTGCACCCCTCAAAAGCGGCCCCGCCGAAATCCGCGGCGGAAAGATCCATTTTTTGAAGGGCGGTTCCCATGGCCCCGTCCAAAATCAGGATTTTTTCCTGAAGAAGAATCTCTAATTCGTTTTTGTTTTTCACCTCGATCCGGCCTCCCTATTCGCCTTCAAAAAATCCTTGGTTCAGAAGAATCCCCGTTCCCTACGAGATTATACCAAGAAGGACCGTGGCGATCCGGGCTGAAGGGAAGGGCTCTGTGGAACAGAACGGGGAAGGACCCGGCGGGAAAAACGCGACTACTTTCCCTCACCCCGGTGGTATTGGCCTCGCGTGAAACGTTCGGCGGCGGACATGGACGTCGCGGTGCCCATCTTAATGAGGGATTCGGCCGCTTCGCTCTGAATTTCGGGGTCGGGACTTTCTTCCATGAAAAAAATGATTTGAGGAACCGAAGCCTCGGCCACGGACCCCATATCGCCGAGGGCCCGCATGGCCCCCAGGATCACATCCTTTTCTTTAGAGGCGAGGCTTGGCGCCACCCGCTTATAAACCGACGGATCTTTCTGGCCCAGTCGGCCCAAAACAACGGAGGCTTTCAAGCGTAGGGTCCGCTGGGGATCCTTAAAAAGGACGATCAACGCCTCCACCACCTCGGGGGTGGGTATACCGATTTCTCCCAAACCGTCCACGGCCCGTTGGCGAAGATCGACGTCCGGTTCCTTCAAGGCCGCCAAGAAAACGGGGATGCCGACTTTCCCCATGTTCGTGATCCGCATGGCCGCGTCCCCGCGTTCAAATTCGTCTTGGCTTTTGAAAGACGGGAGGAGAACAGCGGCCACGCGCGACTGGATTTCCGGGCTCATGCCCCCCAGGGCCGAGGCCGCGCCTTTGCGGAGGGAAATATCCTTGGACTTGAGCGCCTCCAAAAGCGGAGGAACCGCGGGCTCTCCGATGGCCCCCAGGGCGAAAGCGGCTTTCTCCGATACGCAAAAATCATGGTCCCGAAGCGCTTCCACCAAGGCTGGGACGGCGGCCCCGGCCGAAGGCGCCATGGTCCCCAGGGCGGCCGCCGCGCGGCAGCGAACCCAACTGTCCCGGTCCGAAAGAAGCGTCGCCAAGGCTTCCGCTCCCGGTTCCCGCAGAGCCACGAGGGCTCTTTCGGAGGCGCGATAAACCGGTTCCCGCCGATCCCTGAAATTTTCCATGAGGGCGGGCAGGGCCTTTTGGGCATCCGGTCCATATTGGGAAAGACGGTTCATGGCGCGGACGCGCATGTCCGGATTGGGATGATGCAGTTGGCGGATCAATGAATCCACCGGGGGCCGCCCCGTCGCGCAGGCAAACAACACGCCGGCCATGGACACGGCCATCATCCGAGTGAAAAAGAATCGTGGATTCACCATATTATCCTACCATTTTGTTAAACTTCTTCTCCCCACCATGGACGCTATCGCTCTCCCCGCTCCTGGCCTCAGCTCAGAGGAAGCCGCCCGCCGCCTCCAACGGTTCGGCGCCAACGAACTGCGCGGCACAAGCGGGCGCTCCTTTTGGCATCTGGCCTTCGAGGTCCTTCGGGAACCCATGTTCTTGCTCCTTCTTGCCTGCGGTCTGCTCTATTGGTTTTTGGGCGACCGGCAGGAGGCCCTGATCCTCTTGGGGTTTGTTTTCCTGATCATGGCGATCACCATCACACAGGATTGGAAAACCGAACGGGCCCTCTCCGCCCTGAGAGATCTTTCCAGCCCGCGCGCCCTGGTGGTCAGAGACGGCGTGCAACGCCGCATCGCCGGCCGGGAAGTCGTCGAAGGAGACCTCCTGATCCTTTCGGAGGGAGATCGGGTTCCGGCGGACGCCCGCGTGGTGACCGCCAGCCACCTGGCGGTGGACGAGTCCCTGCTCACGGGAGAATCGGTTCCCGTGCGCAAACTCCCCGCGGACGAACAGGTGTCCACGCCCTCCCCCTTGGAAAAAATGGGGACGGGGCACACGCCCCCGACCGGGGCCCGGCCGGGGGGAGAAGACCTGCCTTTCGTTTTCGCCAGCACGTTGGTGGTTCAAGGCCAGGGGGTGGCCCGCGTCACCGCCACGGGCGTTCGCACCGAGGTGGGAAAGATCGGCGCCGCCTTAAAATCCATTTCGCCGGAATCGACCCCCCTGCAAAAGGAAACCCATTCGCTCGTGGGGCGGCTGGCCATCGGAGCCCTGGCGCTTTGCGCGGCGGTGATCGTGACCTACGGCCTCACGCGCGGCGACTGGCTGGGCGGCCTTCTGGCGGGCCTCACCCTGGCCATGGCGATCCTTCCCAACGAATTCCCCATGGTTCTCGTCATCTTTCTTTCCCTCGGGGCTTGGCGCCTTTCCAAGAAGCGCGTGCTCACCCGCCGCATGGCGGCCGTGGAAACCCTCGGCGCCGCCACAGTCCTCTGTGTGGACAAAACCGGCACCCTCACCCAAAACCGTATGGTGCTTCAAACGGTGTTTTGTGAGCAACAGACGCACCGCCTGGGAGCGGACCCCCTGCCGGCGGCTTTCCACCCCCTCATTGATTTTGGACTGTTGGCCAGCCAACCCAATCCGGTGGACCCCATGGAACAAGCGGTTGAGCGAGTCCACCGCTCCGCCATCGGAATGCCCGCCCGGTCCTGCCTGGGATGGACCCGCGTACACGAATACCCGCTGTCCCGGGGGCTCCAGGCCATGTCCAATCTTTGGTTCTCTCCGGAAAGCCCCCGCGCTTTCGCGGCCGCGAAGGGCGCCCCGGAAGCCGTCTTTGACCTGTGCCATTTGCCGGAACCCGAACGGCAACGGCTAACGACGGTCCTCGACTCTCTGTCGGCCGAAGGGTTGAGGGTTTTGGGCGTGGCCGTGGCCGAACCCCCGGCCGATACCCGCCCCACCCACCAACACGATTTCGACTTCCGTTTCGTGGGCCTGCTGGGGTTTTTGGACCCGGTGCGGCCGGGCGTTCCGGCCGCCGTGGCGGACGCCCAGCGGGCCGGCCTCCGCGTGGTCATGATCACGGGCGATCATCCGGGCACGGCCATCAGCGTGGCTCGCGCCATCGGGATCGCCCAGGCGGATGACGCCGTGACCGGGCCTGAACTCGAACGCCTTTCCGAACAGGACCTCCTGTCCTTGGTGCGGAAGGTCCATGTCTTCGCCCGGGTGGTGCCTGAACAAAAACTGCGGCTGGTCCAAGCCCTCAAGGCCAACGGAGAAGTGGTGGTCATGACCGGCGACGGGGTGAACGACGCCCCGGCCCTCAAAGCCGCCCACATCGGGATCGCCATGGGGGAGCGGGGGACCGACGTGGCGCGGGAAGCGGCGGACCTGGTGCTTTTAGACGATGATTTTTCCTCCTTGGTCGCCGGGGTTCGCCTGGGTCGGCGGGTGTTCGACAACTTAAAAAAAGGGATGGCCTATATCCTGGCCGTCCACATCCCCATCGCGGGGTTGACGCTGGTGCCGGTCGCGCTCAAGTGGCCGCCCCTGATCCTCCTGCCGGTCCACATCGCGTTCCTTCACTTGATCATTGACCCGGCGGGTTCCGTGGTGTTCGAGGCCGAAGAAGAAGAGGCGGACGTGATGTCCCGTCCGCCGCGGAACCCGCAGGAACCCCTGTTCGGCCGGGACCTGTGGAAAAATTGCCTCCTGCAAGGCGTCGTCGTCATGGCCGTGGTGCTGGCGCTCTACGCCATAGCGCTCCACCGGGGCCAACCCGACAACGACGCCCGGGCCATCACCTTCACGGCCCTCATCGTGGCCAACGTCGGGCTCATCTTCGCCAACCGATCCTGGGCGCGAACGGCTCTGGGGACCCTGGGCTCTCAGAACGCGGCGCTGTGGTGGGTTACCTTTGGGTCCGCGGGATTTTTGGCCCTCGTTCTGTGGGTCCCCTTCCTTCGGACCATGTTCCATTTTTCCAAACTTCACCCCGTCGATATCGCTCTCTGCCTCTTGGCCGGCACCGCCAGCGTGGTTTGGTTTGAAGCGTTGAAATGGTGGAGAGCCCGTCGATGAAAATGACGGCGCCGGTTCGGATCGGCGTCTCCTCCTGCCTGCTGGGCCAAAAAGTGCGTTACGACGGCGGCCATAAACGGGACGACTTCGTGTCGGACCTCTTGGCGCGATTCGTGGAGTTTGTCCCCGTCTGCCCCGAAATGGAGATCGGCTTGGGGACCCCCCGGGACTCCATTCACTTGGCCAAGATCAACGGGGAGGTTCGCTTGGTGAACCCCAAAACGGGGCAAGACTCCACCGAGCCCATGACCCGCTGGGCGGCGATTCGACTCGCCGCCTTGGAGAAAGAAAATCTCTCCGGGTATATCTTAAAGAAAGATTCTCCCAGTTGCGGGATGGAGCGCGTGAAGCTTCGCCAACCGGGAAAACAGCCGACGAAAGACGGGGTCGGCCTTTTCGCTGGGATTTTAATGGCCCGTTGGCCCACCCTGCCGGTAGAAGAGGAAGGGCGGTTGAACGATCCCCGCCTGCGGGAAAATTTCATTGAACGGGTGTTCGCTTACCACCGTTTGGCCCAATTCTTCAGGGAAGGCTGGACGGGCGGCGACCTCGTGCGTTTTCATACGGCGGAGAAACTCCTCCTGATGGCCCATGAACCTGTGGGATATCAAGAACTCGGCCGCCTCGTGGCAACCGCGAAAGGGGTCCCGCGGGCGGAATTTGCCCAACGCTATCAAACCCGGTTCATGGAAGCTCTGGGCCACCGCGCCACCACGCGCCGCCATGTGAACGTCCTCAGCCACGCGGCCGGTTATTTTCGCGACAAAGCCACGCCGGAAGAACGGCGAGAGCTCCGATCCGTCATTGAGGATTTCCAACGCGAGCTGGTCCCCCTGGTCGCGCCCATCGTCCTATTAAGAAGCCTTGTCCGCACCAAAGGCATCGCCTATCTGGAAGGCCAAACCTACCTCTACCCCCATCCCAAAGAAATGATGCTTCGCAACCATGTCTGAGATATCCGAGGCACCCCCCGAAGCGGCCGCCTGGGCGGAGCTCAGCCGGACATTGGGCCAGGACCTGTTGCTGACGCAGGCCAGCGGCGGCAACACGTCGGTCAAACTGGACGACCAGCATTTTTTGGTGAAAGCTTCGGGCCTTCGGTTGGGCGAGGTGACGGCAGAGAAAGGATGGGTTTTGGCGGATTACCAAAAAATCCGAAACGGCGTTCCGACTCTTGATAAAGAAGAGGACGTTGAAGCGAAGTCCAGAGCCTACCAAACCTTGCTGGCGTCCTCCACCGTCACTCGCGGTCCCAAAATTTCCCTGGAAGCCGGTCTTCACGCTCTTTTACCAAATCCCTGGGTGGCCCATGTGCATAGCATCGCAGGCCAACTCTTGGGCCTCATGCCGGAGGATGAAGCGCGGCGTTTGGCTTTCAGCCTCTTGGGAGAAGACCTGGAATTCCATTGGATTCCCCCAGCCATTCCAGGCCACGACCTCTGCGCGAAAACGGCGAAACACCTGTCGGCCTCTCGCTCCGGAAAAACCCTGAGCCTATGGATTCTCCAAAACCACGGGGTCGCCTGGGGAAGTCATTCGGATAAAAATATCCTGGCCGCGGTGGACGCTTTTGAAGGACCGATCCGGAAACGTTTCGGCCTTGACCGATACCCGCCGCCCGCCATCGAACCCTTGGCGCCGCAACGATCGCCAAGGCCCCAAGGGCAAACCTGGTACCAAGTTCGCTTGCCTCAGGGGCCGGCATGGGAATTCGACACCACCCCGGCGCTCACCGACTTTGCGGGCCATTTCGATCTCTGGTCGGACGCCCCGCCCGATTTCGTCCAAGCCGATGACCGCACCGCGCACATCCTCGCCGCATCCCCCCGCGACATCGAAGGCCACGCCCAAGTCTTTTACGCCCACGCCCTTGTTTCCACCATCTCCCGCCAAGCAGGCTGGTTCCGCCCCCTCCCCCCGGACGCCGTCCGCGCCATAAAACTTCTCCTGCTCGAGCGCCCGACAGAAGGCTATTGAACCCAGATTTCTCCTTGTCCGAATCCCCCATTTGGATCGGGGAATTCGACCACGGGAGAACGGCCTTTTCTTCCTCAAACCTTCGCCCGAAGAATATCCACCTTCACCCGTTTTTCGTTTTCCTTAAAACATTGTTTGCGGATACGGGGCGTTGAGGAGGTCTGCGCCTACGCGGATTCGGCGATGGCCTGGAGGAGTTTTAGGACGCCTTTCCAGTGGGTGGGACCGGCGGGGAAGGCCCGCATCGTTTCGAGCAAAATGACCAGGGGATTGTCGGCCGCTTGTCTCAGTGGGTCCGTCTGACTCAAGTCGGAGGCATCCAATAGAAGGCTCGGCGTTTGGACCAAATGGAATGGCTGTTGAAAGCCCCACCGATTGAGCACGCCCGAACGTCGAGCGGCGGCCAAAGAGACGGGGCGAGCGAGCTGATTTTTCGCCTCCCTTTCCCCAAAAGCGGAGGGAATCTTAAGAAGTCGATCTGGGGGGACCCCGCTCAATTCCCGATCGGTCAACAGGAACACATGGCGATCCTTGCTCATCCACTCCCGAAGATTTTCCAAGCCCTCTTTCGTCAAGCTGTCCGCGTCTGAAATTAGCAACGTTGGGTCCATCCCCAATAAAACCGGTGGCGCGGCCGGGTCGACCGATAACCCCGAGGGACCACGGGCATATCGCTCGGCCGTTTGCCCCACCCATCTCCGGCCTCCATCCACACCCAACGGAATCGGCCGATCCCCAAGGTTTTTCAAAATATCTTGGACG is a genomic window containing:
- a CDS encoding DUF1722 domain-containing protein, encoding MTAPVRIGVSSCLLGQKVRYDGGHKRDDFVSDLLARFVEFVPVCPEMEIGLGTPRDSIHLAKINGEVRLVNPKTGQDSTEPMTRWAAIRLAALEKENLSGYILKKDSPSCGMERVKLRQPGKQPTKDGVGLFAGILMARWPTLPVEEEGRLNDPRLRENFIERVFAYHRLAQFFREGWTGGDLVRFHTAEKLLLMAHEPVGYQELGRLVATAKGVPRAEFAQRYQTRFMEALGHRATTRRHVNVLSHAAGYFRDKATPEERRELRSVIEDFQRELVPLVAPIVLLRSLVRTKGIAYLEGQTYLYPHPKEMMLRNHV
- a CDS encoding class II aldolase/adducin family protein, producing MSEISEAPPEAAAWAELSRTLGQDLLLTQASGGNTSVKLDDQHFLVKASGLRLGEVTAEKGWVLADYQKIRNGVPTLDKEEDVEAKSRAYQTLLASSTVTRGPKISLEAGLHALLPNPWVAHVHSIAGQLLGLMPEDEARRLAFSLLGEDLEFHWIPPAIPGHDLCAKTAKHLSASRSGKTLSLWILQNHGVAWGSHSDKNILAAVDAFEGPIRKRFGLDRYPPPAIEPLAPQRSPRPQGQTWYQVRLPQGPAWEFDTTPALTDFAGHFDLWSDAPPDFVQADDRTAHILAASPRDIEGHAQVFYAHALVSTISRQAGWFRPLPPDAVRAIKLLLLERPTEGY
- a CDS encoding cation-translocating P-type ATPase, producing MDAIALPAPGLSSEEAARRLQRFGANELRGTSGRSFWHLAFEVLREPMFLLLLACGLLYWFLGDRQEALILLGFVFLIMAITITQDWKTERALSALRDLSSPRALVVRDGVQRRIAGREVVEGDLLILSEGDRVPADARVVTASHLAVDESLLTGESVPVRKLPADEQVSTPSPLEKMGTGHTPPTGARPGGEDLPFVFASTLVVQGQGVARVTATGVRTEVGKIGAALKSISPESTPLQKETHSLVGRLAIGALALCAAVIVTYGLTRGDWLGGLLAGLTLAMAILPNEFPMVLVIFLSLGAWRLSKKRVLTRRMAAVETLGAATVLCVDKTGTLTQNRMVLQTVFCEQQTHRLGADPLPAAFHPLIDFGLLASQPNPVDPMEQAVERVHRSAIGMPARSCLGWTRVHEYPLSRGLQAMSNLWFSPESPRAFAAAKGAPEAVFDLCHLPEPERQRLTTVLDSLSAEGLRVLGVAVAEPPADTRPTHQHDFDFRFVGLLGFLDPVRPGVPAAVADAQRAGLRVVMITGDHPGTAISVARAIGIAQADDAVTGPELERLSEQDLLSLVRKVHVFARVVPEQKLRLVQALKANGEVVVMTGDGVNDAPALKAAHIGIAMGERGTDVAREAADLVLLDDDFSSLVAGVRLGRRVFDNLKKGMAYILAVHIPIAGLTLVPVALKWPPLILLPVHIAFLHLIIDPAGSVVFEAEEEEADVMSRPPRNPQEPLFGRDLWKNCLLQGVVVMAVVLALYAIALHRGQPDNDARAITFTALIVANVGLIFANRSWARTALGTLGSQNAALWWVTFGSAGFLALVLWVPFLRTMFHFSKLHPVDIALCLLAGTASVVWFEALKWWRARR